The Alnus glutinosa chromosome 7, dhAlnGlut1.1, whole genome shotgun sequence genome includes a region encoding these proteins:
- the LOC133874296 gene encoding uncharacterized protein LOC133874296 — MGRWRRQQQGGIHHQEAQGARSQNRKPPVDTWQLSVPPWEKKFCALIGSVPWRKLLETKKCMYLYDNVVQWNDSAGEEAFHNAKNRFWAEINGLPCDILLPDPDTYIDEVDWNSTIDPELLLDLEREPKSHSDGDKDENVVILGDSLPLNQSVPCTGWGDAEEDLRKTTDLPWNPGYGYCDHNVDSANSWEHNHGQSNRAMVDNGWENDQNDSWGWNQWKSGCNEWENKNNVSNNMDAGGGYWGMWDDNGRKKEGSDQYMSRYKTSRFHGNDYQMAHGWRNGRGRGVNVAYE; from the exons ATGGGTCGTTGGAGAAGACAACAACAAGGTGGAATTCATCATCAAGAGGCTCAGGGGGCAAGATCACAGAACAGGAAGCCACCTGTGG ATACTTGGCAGTTATCTGTGCCTCCCTGGGAAAAGAAATTCTGCGCATTAATTGGTTCAGTTCCATGGCGAAAGCTCTTGGAAACCAAAAAGTGTATGTATCTCTATGACAATGTGGTTCAATGGAATGACTCTGCTGGTGAAGAGGCATTTCACAATGCAAAAAACCGGTTTTGGGCAGAGATTAATGGCCTTCCATGTGACATATTGTTGCCTGATCCTGATACTTATATTGATGAAGTTGATTGGAACTCCACGATAGATCCTGAATTGTTGTTGGACTTGGAACGGGAACCCAAGTCTCATAGTGACGGAGATAAAGATGAGAACGTTGTGATTCTTGGTGATTCCCTCCCCTTGAACCAGTCTGTTCCTTGCACAGGATGGGGAGATGCTGAAGAGGACTTGAGAAAAACTACAGATTTACCTTGGAATCCTGGATATGGATATTGTGACCACAATGTGGATAGTGCTAATTCTTGGGAACATAATCATGGCCAGAGTAATAGAGCCATGGTAGATAATGGATGGGAAAATGATCAGAATGATTCATGGGGATGGAATCAGTGGAAAAGTGGTTGTAATGAGTGGGAGAACAAAAATAACGTGTCAAATAACATGGATGCTGGGGGTGGATATTGGGGAATGTGGGATGACAatggtagaaagaaagaaggctCTGACCAGTACATGTCAAGGTATAAAACCTCACGTTTTCATGGCAATGACTATCAAATGGCTCATGGATGGAGAAATGGCAGGGGAAGGGGGGTAAATGTTGCATATGAATGa